From the Cohaesibacter sp. ES.047 genome, one window contains:
- a CDS encoding acyl-CoA thioesterase, whose amino-acid sequence MPFEKTSEITFICRPWDLDMFMEMNNGRVLTLYDLGRFDYAIRTGFSDAMKKQKWGLAVAGSSTRYRRRVRLFDKVTMRTRVAGIEGRWFYMAQSMWVRGEPVSSALLRTCVTQKGRSLLASDVMASIPGANESAAVPDWVAAWSEADLLRPWPPEE is encoded by the coding sequence TTGCCGTTTGAAAAGACGAGCGAGATTACTTTCATCTGCCGCCCTTGGGATCTGGACATGTTCATGGAGATGAACAACGGGCGGGTTCTCACCCTTTATGATCTGGGGCGGTTTGATTATGCCATCCGCACCGGTTTCAGCGATGCCATGAAGAAGCAGAAATGGGGATTGGCCGTAGCCGGGAGTTCGACCCGCTATCGTCGCCGCGTTCGGTTATTCGACAAGGTGACCATGCGCACGAGGGTTGCGGGCATCGAAGGGCGCTGGTTTTACATGGCCCAATCCATGTGGGTTCGGGGGGAGCCGGTGTCATCGGCCCTGTTGCGCACGTGCGTCACGCAAAAGGGGCGCTCGCTTCTCGCCAGCGATGTCATGGCCTCCATTCCCGGAGCGAACGAGAGCGCTGCAGTCCCCGACTGGGTCGCTGCATGGTCTGAGGCTGACCTCTTGCGCCCTTGGCCACCCGAAGAGTGA
- a CDS encoding MFS transporter, whose amino-acid sequence MAQMIAPVASLLFSVVLLLLGHGLQMTIVPLASLSLQFEGFMIGLAASAYFAGFVAGAIITPHVVVRAGHIRGFAVMVSSMSAAALLHPLVTQAEAWILFRFMTGFCISGLYLIIESWLNEFADNSNRGLIMSVYIVVNYAAFTCGQLMATLAGPESFHLFAIASIIISMAVMPVAMTKAAQPAPIAIVKLDLRKVFKTSPAAIVSALVIGVVVGSHMSFAPIYAVEKGYNSMSQAPIFAAMLGLGGMLSQWPIGRFSDRMDRRLVLLVISILGIFASISITLLDSGNFYLFLFVGALIGAATQPAYSLAAAHGYDHANENGYVRMAAGLLVSFGVGSSIGPVVTSVLMQYMGVDALFLFPCFLLAFLVAYLAVRIVRNDALVAEDKDDFDFASTSATLGGVVSPELLNEEDRYVVVPDSWEPSEEEEEISSDEDTEAAEAADTEAEPEETDEAHDAKDDASDGAPVSSEQKVSAEQSDVTTDDEGADKPKS is encoded by the coding sequence ATGGCTCAGATGATCGCTCCCGTCGCGTCGCTTCTCTTTTCAGTTGTCCTGCTTCTGCTAGGCCATGGTCTCCAGATGACCATCGTGCCGCTTGCATCACTGTCCCTTCAGTTTGAAGGCTTCATGATCGGTCTTGCAGCGTCTGCCTACTTCGCTGGCTTTGTTGCAGGTGCCATCATCACGCCGCACGTGGTGGTGAGGGCCGGACATATTCGTGGCTTTGCCGTCATGGTCTCGTCCATGTCGGCTGCTGCGCTGTTGCATCCGTTGGTTACACAGGCCGAAGCCTGGATCCTGTTCCGCTTCATGACTGGCTTCTGCATTTCCGGCCTTTATCTGATCATCGAGAGCTGGCTGAACGAATTCGCCGACAATTCGAACCGCGGCTTGATCATGTCGGTCTATATTGTCGTGAACTATGCTGCCTTCACCTGCGGTCAGCTCATGGCAACCTTGGCCGGGCCGGAGAGTTTTCATCTTTTTGCTATTGCCTCGATCATCATTTCGATGGCCGTGATGCCCGTCGCCATGACGAAAGCGGCTCAGCCAGCTCCGATCGCCATCGTCAAGCTTGATCTGCGCAAGGTTTTCAAGACCTCTCCTGCCGCCATTGTTTCGGCGCTGGTGATTGGTGTGGTGGTGGGCTCTCACATGAGTTTCGCGCCGATTTATGCAGTGGAGAAGGGATATAACTCGATGTCCCAGGCACCCATCTTTGCCGCGATGCTGGGGCTTGGCGGCATGCTCAGCCAATGGCCGATTGGTCGCTTCTCCGACAGGATGGACCGGCGTCTGGTTCTGCTTGTGATCAGCATTCTGGGCATCTTCGCCTCGATCTCGATCACTTTGCTCGATTCTGGGAACTTTTATCTCTTCCTGTTTGTCGGGGCATTGATTGGCGCGGCAACCCAGCCTGCCTATTCGCTCGCTGCTGCGCATGGATACGACCATGCGAATGAAAATGGCTATGTCCGCATGGCGGCAGGCCTTCTGGTGTCTTTCGGCGTTGGGTCATCGATTGGTCCGGTCGTCACCTCGGTGTTGATGCAATATATGGGTGTCGATGCTCTTTTCCTCTTCCCCTGCTTCCTGCTGGCTTTTCTGGTCGCCTATCTGGCGGTGAGGATCGTGCGCAACGACGCCTTGGTTGCCGAAGACAAGGACGACTTCGATTTCGCGTCCACCTCGGCGACCCTCGGTGGTGTTGTCTCTCCCGAACTGCTCAACGAAGAAGACCGCTATGTTGTCGTTCCCGATAGCTGGGAACCGTCCGAAGAAGAGGAAGAGATTTCCTCTGATGAAGACACAGAAGCAGCGGAGGCAGCGGACACTGAGGCTGAGCCGGAAGAGACGGACGAGGCACACGACGCTAAGGACGATGCTTCAGACGGCGCCCCAGTTTCGTCAGAGCAAAAGGTCTCTGCAGAGCAATCAGACGTCACAACAGATGACGAAGGGGCAGACAAGCCAAAAAGCTGA
- a CDS encoding EAL domain-containing protein: MHEGTGNKRDYLIAFCLLIVILAGDAVLLYFSFGEGTQTARNALSFSNQIFITATTLLSIGLYFSIKHVKRLAQELSHLQTKAEKLERKHTSHKTGIDSHAIVSITDARGTITYANDKFCEISKYSRDELVGQNHRILNSGYHDKSLFKDMYQKIVLGVSWSGEIRNRAKDGSIYWVATTVMPIYDKDGKLEEIISIRTDITELKLQENALKEYNSLLSATFENFPGSISAYDADFRLQIANPSFYDLNSISEKEFPVGSHMTDLLRLMAERGDLDELGADTVEDLVDKAFDQDFLLQPHVLEKKMSNGKVLEIKGWPIEGGGFVSSHIDVTERSQMIEDLKFKREEAEQASRDLSAAQREQIKTNSHLLNSINSMKNGFVIWDCKDRLVMANDAFRHFNGPIAEHIKPGLLLRELLTLCVEKQVWRAEGWETQALIDKRNESLEENGEIEHEIALYDGTQLVVTDRKLSNGDILSTYADVTTARAREAELRRTRDALQHIAYYDALTTLPNRARCQQDLEKKFKSATTPRRFAIVQIDLDRFKRVNDTMGHAVGDHLLKEIGTRLMFLAEKVHTFHPYRWGGDEFVATVEVDCTTDLEDLCQELTDLVAIPVQSDTLTLWPTASLGVAVYPDDASDLESLMIYADLALYKTKEMGRDGYQFFAAEMKEKVDSDIEIETDVRTALEQDQFELYFQPQISTIDERVTGIEALLRWNHPEKGQLPPGLFMDVVEQHGMASALGRTIFEKAMIAARKWIDEGLDFGRLSINLSPSHLKKNILIDDFFESVERHGVNPDLLAVELLESTLMDNKHPNIMELVSAMAARGVHIELDDFGTGYASLSHLSNLPVDGIKIDRSFVSNISSCEKQQAIVEVVMSMSKLMQLRVVCEGIETHQQLSTVSQIANCSVQGYLVSRPLSFDLVTKWLREKRYEGVLTPPPPRKQDDDDKATTYFGSTN, from the coding sequence ATGCATGAAGGAACTGGCAACAAACGTGACTATTTGATAGCCTTTTGCCTGCTGATTGTCATACTTGCCGGAGATGCCGTGCTCCTTTATTTCTCGTTTGGGGAAGGCACCCAGACCGCAAGAAACGCCCTGTCCTTTTCAAACCAGATCTTCATAACAGCGACGACGCTTCTGTCGATCGGACTCTATTTTTCGATCAAGCATGTCAAGCGGCTCGCCCAAGAGCTGAGCCATCTGCAAACCAAAGCAGAAAAGCTCGAGCGCAAACATACCTCTCACAAGACAGGCATCGACTCCCACGCCATCGTTTCGATCACCGACGCCCGCGGCACCATCACCTATGCCAACGACAAGTTTTGTGAAATTTCCAAATACTCCCGGGACGAGTTGGTCGGCCAGAACCACCGCATCTTGAACTCGGGTTACCATGACAAGAGCCTGTTCAAGGACATGTATCAGAAGATCGTGCTTGGCGTGAGTTGGTCGGGAGAAATCCGAAACCGCGCCAAGGACGGCAGCATCTATTGGGTTGCAACAACTGTGATGCCGATCTACGACAAGGACGGAAAGCTCGAAGAAATCATTTCCATCCGCACCGACATCACCGAGCTCAAGCTGCAGGAGAACGCTCTCAAGGAGTACAACAGTCTCCTGTCGGCGACCTTTGAAAACTTTCCAGGTTCCATCAGTGCCTATGACGCGGATTTCCGGCTGCAGATCGCCAATCCGTCTTTCTATGACCTTAACAGCATATCGGAAAAGGAATTTCCTGTTGGCAGTCACATGACGGATCTGCTCCGTTTGATGGCCGAGCGGGGAGATCTTGATGAGCTTGGCGCAGATACGGTTGAAGACCTCGTTGACAAGGCTTTCGATCAGGACTTCTTGCTTCAGCCACATGTGCTGGAGAAGAAAATGTCAAATGGCAAGGTTCTCGAGATCAAAGGGTGGCCGATTGAAGGTGGCGGTTTTGTCAGCTCCCACATCGATGTGACCGAACGCAGCCAGATGATCGAGGATCTGAAGTTCAAGCGCGAGGAAGCAGAACAGGCTTCCCGCGATCTTTCTGCTGCCCAGCGCGAGCAGATCAAGACTAATTCGCATCTGCTCAATTCAATCAATTCGATGAAGAACGGCTTTGTCATCTGGGATTGCAAGGACAGACTGGTAATGGCCAATGATGCGTTCAGGCATTTCAATGGCCCCATCGCCGAGCACATCAAGCCCGGTCTGCTGTTGCGCGAGTTGCTGACCCTTTGTGTGGAGAAACAGGTCTGGCGCGCCGAGGGTTGGGAAACGCAGGCCCTGATCGACAAGCGCAACGAATCTCTCGAAGAAAACGGTGAAATCGAGCACGAAATAGCGCTGTACGACGGAACTCAGCTCGTTGTCACCGATCGCAAGCTCTCAAATGGCGATATCCTGTCCACCTATGCCGATGTCACGACAGCCCGGGCACGAGAGGCGGAATTGCGCCGAACACGAGACGCTCTGCAGCATATCGCCTATTATGATGCGCTTACCACCCTTCCGAACCGCGCACGCTGTCAGCAGGATCTGGAAAAGAAATTCAAGTCAGCGACGACACCGCGCCGTTTTGCCATCGTTCAAATCGACCTTGACCGGTTCAAACGTGTCAATGACACGATGGGCCATGCTGTCGGCGATCATCTTCTCAAGGAAATCGGGACGCGCCTGATGTTCCTTGCGGAAAAGGTGCATACATTCCATCCCTATCGCTGGGGCGGAGATGAATTCGTGGCAACGGTCGAGGTTGACTGCACGACCGATCTTGAAGATCTGTGTCAGGAACTCACAGATCTGGTGGCCATTCCGGTTCAGTCTGACACGCTCACTCTTTGGCCAACAGCGAGCCTCGGTGTCGCGGTGTATCCTGACGATGCTTCTGATCTTGAATCCCTGATGATCTACGCCGATCTGGCCCTTTACAAAACCAAGGAAATGGGACGCGACGGCTATCAGTTCTTCGCAGCCGAGATGAAGGAGAAGGTCGACAGCGACATCGAAATCGAAACCGACGTGCGAACCGCCCTTGAGCAGGACCAGTTCGAGCTCTATTTCCAACCACAAATCAGTACGATAGACGAACGCGTCACCGGGATCGAAGCTCTGCTGCGCTGGAACCATCCCGAAAAGGGCCAATTGCCCCCCGGTCTCTTCATGGACGTGGTCGAGCAACATGGCATGGCATCGGCGCTTGGTCGCACGATCTTTGAAAAGGCGATGATTGCTGCGCGAAAATGGATTGATGAAGGGCTCGATTTCGGTCGCCTGTCGATCAATCTGTCTCCGTCCCACCTCAAGAAGAATATTCTCATTGACGACTTCTTCGAGAGCGTCGAGCGGCACGGTGTGAACCCTGACCTTCTGGCCGTTGAACTGCTCGAAAGCACATTGATGGATAACAAGCACCCCAACATCATGGAACTTGTCAGCGCCATGGCGGCAAGAGGCGTTCATATCGAGCTGGATGACTTCGGAACCGGATATGCGTCCCTTTCGCATCTATCGAACTTGCCCGTCGACGGCATCAAGATCGACCGGTCGTTCGTGAGCAACATTTCAAGCTGCGAGAAGCAACAGGCGATCGTTGAGGTCGTGATGTCCATGTCCAAGTTGATGCAGTTGCGGGTCGTGTGCGAAGGCATCGAGACGCATCAGCAGCTGAGCACCGTATCCCAGATCGCCAATTGTTCCGTACAGGGTTACCTCGTCTCGCGCCCGCTGAGCTTCGATCTCGTCACCAAATGGCTGCGCGAGAAGCGCTATGAAGGGGTGCTAACCCCTCCGCCTCCTCGCAAGCAGGACGATGACGATAAGGCAACGACCTACTTCGGCAGCACCAACTGA
- a CDS encoding methyl-accepting chemotaxis protein, producing the protein MTSKKRSIFPAWLHGLSAKIYFIVLVSILGIGVLTVQSSFFSREDLERSKSLELKHLIETAMATIESFDRQAKAGQMSVEEAQTRAQEALSILRYNDGDYFWINDDNAVFVMHGTDPELKGVDMSDKQDPNGLYFMREFVNVAHDGGGVVRYSWPRPGNSQPVPKMAYVDYHKDWGWVVGTGSYIDDLDAIYWSNLKSLLISSLIILAVLSSVSVFLAISITRPIGQIVHSMLQLAEGQLDISIPHQKRRDEIGNMSKALLVFRDNANERLTLEAQQAEQKALAEEQQRKMLLEMADTFDRQVGSIFTQVKQGAEMLEQEMSLLADRAKENTDRVTTISSAMEESSTNVETVASATEEMTASISEIAVQVEESRGVAETAVDEVNKASHVISTLSQASDAIGRIVGLIQDIAEQTNLLALNATIEAARAGEAGRGFAVVAAEVKDLASQTGNATEEISGQIVSIQNNISGAVDAIGLVKKTIDSMTAISSTIAAAVEEQGTATGEISSSITLAAAGSRDVSHNAEALNGLAGENGKSSVIMSDNMRELCEQMDSLEQQIVDFLSGVREHRTDTQEATAA; encoded by the coding sequence ATGACATCCAAAAAACGTTCAATTTTTCCGGCATGGCTTCATGGTCTGTCAGCGAAAATCTATTTCATCGTTCTTGTGTCCATTTTGGGGATCGGTGTTCTCACTGTGCAAAGCAGTTTTTTCAGCAGAGAGGATCTCGAGCGCTCGAAAAGTCTGGAACTCAAACATCTGATCGAAACCGCTATGGCCACGATTGAGTCGTTCGATCGTCAGGCAAAGGCGGGTCAGATGAGTGTGGAGGAAGCACAGACTCGCGCACAAGAAGCCCTGTCGATTCTGCGTTACAATGACGGCGACTATTTCTGGATCAATGACGACAACGCGGTCTTCGTCATGCATGGGACCGATCCCGAACTTAAAGGGGTTGACATGTCGGACAAGCAGGATCCCAACGGTCTTTATTTCATGCGGGAGTTCGTCAACGTTGCCCACGATGGTGGCGGCGTCGTTCGCTACTCCTGGCCACGCCCGGGCAACAGCCAGCCGGTTCCAAAGATGGCGTATGTCGACTATCACAAGGACTGGGGCTGGGTTGTCGGAACCGGCTCTTACATCGATGATCTCGATGCGATCTACTGGTCAAATCTGAAAAGTCTGCTCATCAGCAGCCTGATCATCTTGGCAGTGCTCAGCTCCGTCTCGGTCTTTCTTGCGATCAGCATTACCCGTCCGATTGGCCAAATTGTTCATTCGATGCTGCAACTGGCGGAAGGCCAACTCGACATTTCCATTCCGCATCAGAAGCGGCGCGATGAAATCGGGAATATGAGCAAGGCCTTGCTGGTTTTCCGCGACAACGCGAATGAACGACTGACCCTTGAAGCACAACAGGCTGAACAGAAGGCGCTGGCAGAAGAACAGCAGCGAAAGATGTTGCTTGAGATGGCGGATACATTCGACCGGCAGGTCGGCTCGATCTTTACGCAGGTCAAGCAAGGGGCTGAGATGCTTGAGCAGGAAATGAGCCTTCTCGCTGATCGCGCCAAGGAAAACACCGATCGTGTGACAACGATTTCTTCGGCCATGGAAGAATCGAGCACCAACGTGGAAACCGTTGCAAGCGCGACCGAGGAAATGACAGCCTCGATTTCAGAGATTGCCGTTCAGGTAGAAGAGTCACGTGGTGTCGCCGAAACTGCGGTGGATGAGGTGAACAAAGCATCTCATGTGATCTCCACACTTTCGCAGGCATCCGATGCCATCGGCAGGATCGTCGGTCTCATTCAGGATATCGCGGAACAGACCAATCTTCTGGCGCTCAACGCGACCATCGAAGCGGCAAGAGCAGGTGAAGCCGGCAGAGGCTTTGCCGTCGTTGCCGCAGAGGTCAAGGATCTTGCTTCGCAGACCGGCAACGCCACCGAGGAAATCTCAGGCCAGATCGTCTCCATCCAGAACAACATTTCCGGTGCAGTCGACGCGATCGGGCTGGTCAAGAAAACCATCGACAGCATGACGGCTATATCGAGCACGATTGCTGCTGCGGTTGAGGAACAGGGAACGGCAACCGGCGAGATTTCCAGCTCTATCACACTTGCAGCTGCGGGGAGCCGTGACGTTTCGCACAATGCGGAAGCCCTCAATGGTCTGGCCGGCGAGAATGGCAAATCGTCCGTCATCATGTCTGACAACATGCGCGAGCTTTGTGAACAGATGGATTCTCTGGAGCAGCAGATCGTTGACTTCCTCTCAGGTGTTCGGGAGCATCGCACGGATACTCAGGAAGCGACAGCAGCCTGA
- a CDS encoding multidrug effflux MFS transporter, giving the protein MTQQTTVNPPSEAQTPNETDKDQAQPNMPFAEFIILMALLMSLPALSTDAILPSLDQVGRELGHTVPQDLQKVITTLFAGLAIGQLFYGPLSDQLGRKKTIFIGMAIFIAGNILAMVSTSFETLMLGRFLQGIGVAGPRIVLIALVRDLFVGRAMARVMSFVMGVFIFVPVIAPILGQVVAQIAGWRSLFLFFMLLSTIGGVWLLVRQKETLPPSRRIKISPASLWNGTRTVFTTVSCLGYMIGAGIVMGPFVLYISIAQHLFQSTYGLGENFPYFFAGLALSIGVASFANSRLAVHFGMRRVAKTAVTALIILAAISLAVSYPYGFVPPLWLFVAMFCPMFFCIGLMFGNMNSLAMEEVGHVAGMASAWVGAISTFIAMGIATGLGLIYDGSILALAGAFVFCGLASVTVITVTEKLRPKTEAANRS; this is encoded by the coding sequence GTGACCCAGCAGACCACGGTCAATCCTCCGTCGGAGGCGCAAACGCCGAACGAAACTGACAAGGATCAGGCGCAGCCGAACATGCCCTTTGCAGAATTCATCATCTTGATGGCGCTATTGATGTCACTTCCAGCCCTCAGCACCGATGCGATTCTGCCCTCTCTGGATCAAGTGGGCAGGGAGCTGGGCCATACCGTTCCTCAGGACCTGCAAAAGGTCATCACGACGCTGTTTGCCGGTCTGGCGATTGGCCAGCTGTTCTATGGCCCCCTGTCTGATCAGCTTGGTCGCAAGAAGACCATTTTCATCGGTATGGCGATCTTCATTGCTGGCAACATTCTTGCGATGGTCTCCACCTCGTTTGAAACGCTGATGCTCGGGCGGTTCCTGCAAGGCATCGGTGTTGCCGGACCGCGCATCGTGTTGATCGCGCTGGTGCGGGATCTGTTTGTCGGGCGTGCGATGGCGCGGGTGATGTCCTTTGTCATGGGCGTGTTCATTTTTGTTCCCGTCATAGCGCCGATCCTCGGACAGGTGGTGGCGCAAATCGCTGGCTGGCGATCGCTGTTTTTGTTTTTCATGCTTTTGTCGACCATCGGAGGCGTTTGGCTCTTGGTCCGGCAGAAGGAAACCCTGCCCCCATCACGCCGGATCAAGATCTCGCCAGCATCGCTCTGGAATGGCACACGCACGGTCTTCACCACCGTCAGCTGTTTGGGTTACATGATTGGCGCTGGCATCGTTATGGGGCCATTCGTCCTTTACATCAGTATTGCACAGCACCTGTTCCAGTCCACCTACGGTCTTGGTGAGAATTTCCCATACTTCTTTGCCGGTTTGGCTCTGTCGATCGGCGTCGCCTCGTTTGCCAACAGCCGGCTGGCGGTTCACTTCGGCATGCGCCGCGTCGCCAAGACGGCGGTAACAGCCCTGATTATACTGGCTGCCATATCGCTTGCCGTATCTTACCCCTACGGATTTGTTCCACCACTCTGGCTCTTCGTTGCCATGTTCTGCCCCATGTTCTTCTGCATTGGCCTGATGTTCGGCAACATGAACTCGCTGGCCATGGAAGAAGTCGGGCATGTCGCCGGTATGGCATCCGCGTGGGTCGGTGCCATCTCGACCTTCATTGCCATGGGGATCGCGACGGGCCTCGGGCTGATTTATGACGGCTCCATTCTGGCACTCGCCGGTGCTTTTGTTTTTTGTGGCCTCGCGTCGGTCACGGTGATCACGGTGACCGAAAAGCTGCGTCCCAAGACGGAAGCGGCAAACCGTTCCTAG
- a CDS encoding DUF2157 domain-containing protein — translation MTRNASTSSDQRRLNSISLDRHLLDELALKGVISPDLRQASLDWLHPSRAWAQWAMVLMLAFGTGLILAGIVFFFAFNWASIPDLAKLGMIEAGLIAAALGAWFITLKRLSGQLLLLVASTLVGVFLATFGQIYQSGADPWQLFALWALLITPWTLLSRFSALWLIWWALINIALMLWWDEALGSNSALDAYLSFTFSLLNGSALVLREGIVRLSAKRGGETNQWLGPVWTRWLLVAATLGCLFPLLIEFVSAVASGEGVSGLVGPVGCVLLAGAYLYFRYVDLDIPVLAMALLVACLLFLVGLAVFLDNHEADALITTLLTGIAAIGSFGAAAGYLRKLLQLVSEVEPTEIEAMNGEQHGD, via the coding sequence ATGACACGGAACGCAAGCACATCCTCAGACCAGCGACGGTTGAACAGCATATCTCTCGACCGTCATCTCCTCGACGAGTTGGCGCTGAAGGGCGTGATTTCGCCGGACCTACGTCAAGCATCCCTCGATTGGCTGCATCCGTCTCGGGCGTGGGCCCAGTGGGCGATGGTGTTGATGCTGGCTTTCGGCACCGGGCTTATCCTTGCTGGCATTGTGTTCTTCTTCGCATTCAACTGGGCCTCCATTCCCGATCTGGCAAAGCTGGGAATGATCGAGGCCGGTTTGATCGCTGCGGCCCTTGGCGCCTGGTTCATAACGCTCAAACGGCTGAGCGGACAATTGCTGCTGCTTGTGGCCTCAACGCTCGTTGGCGTGTTTCTGGCAACGTTCGGGCAGATCTATCAAAGTGGCGCGGACCCATGGCAATTGTTCGCGCTTTGGGCTCTGCTGATCACGCCATGGACACTCCTGTCCCGCTTTTCCGCTCTCTGGCTTATATGGTGGGCGCTGATCAACATCGCTCTGATGTTGTGGTGGGACGAAGCATTGGGCAGCAATTCCGCCCTTGATGCCTACCTTTCCTTTACGTTCAGCCTGTTGAACGGCAGCGCACTTGTCCTGAGAGAGGGGATCGTGCGCTTAAGCGCGAAACGGGGAGGGGAAACGAACCAATGGCTCGGTCCGGTCTGGACCCGCTGGCTTCTGGTCGCAGCGACCCTTGGATGTCTCTTCCCGTTGCTGATCGAGTTTGTCTCCGCCGTGGCATCGGGGGAGGGTGTCTCCGGCTTGGTTGGCCCTGTCGGCTGCGTGCTCCTTGCCGGGGCCTATCTCTATTTCCGCTATGTGGATCTCGATATTCCGGTGCTTGCCATGGCACTACTCGTTGCCTGTTTGCTGTTCCTGGTCGGCCTCGCTGTCTTTCTTGACAACCACGAGGCTGATGCGCTGATTACCACGCTTCTGACAGGCATCGCTGCCATTGGGTCCTTTGGCGCGGCCGCCGGATATCTGCGCAAACTTCTGCAGCTTGTATCTGAAGTGGAACCCACTGAAATCGAAGCAATGAACGGGGAGCAGCACGGTGACTGA
- a CDS encoding DUF4401 domain-containing protein, translating to MTDTPIKKEPTATKKHAPLIEEGYRWMLEAPKVPQWLDHVRKDFSLTAEDAAAIKTEILAIEDRAHAEAPLYLRALSGIGAIVSGLLFLYLLYLFGLFKLNDASLIGNGLLLMLVAMGLYRSGIKKLGLAQDFMVQTALTLLQAGKVALISGLVQMTDTLFNLSWTWPVAAILGLVAILSFLLFPSSLERFVAGITFLMSFWICLLIDGPEGGRAFAFTALVAAHLLALAAFLAYPWVRKALTSLFDALIVSLCAGVGIVSTFVKMHGLKQVDLDVVDLSIDMSGFAQKWPIQILLTLALFALIRWIAGRQTAWRSEPILIAFAGVVLLGLVADPAILLALALMIAGYATHRPVHSLLGLLLALGFGCYYYYALDITLLQKSVVLILSGIVFLFGAAIVYAKGWHLSAVKNPTVTGPLSNGDADHA from the coding sequence GTGACTGATACCCCGATCAAAAAGGAGCCCACAGCAACGAAGAAACACGCCCCGCTCATCGAGGAGGGCTACCGCTGGATGCTCGAGGCACCGAAGGTTCCTCAGTGGCTGGACCATGTGCGCAAGGACTTCTCGTTGACGGCGGAGGACGCGGCCGCGATAAAGACCGAAATTCTTGCCATTGAAGATCGCGCTCATGCAGAGGCGCCGCTCTATCTCAGAGCGCTCAGCGGCATTGGTGCGATTGTCTCGGGACTTCTGTTCCTTTATCTACTTTATCTGTTTGGTCTGTTCAAACTCAATGACGCCAGTCTGATCGGCAATGGCCTGCTTTTGATGCTGGTTGCGATGGGGCTATACCGGTCCGGCATCAAGAAACTCGGACTGGCGCAGGATTTTATGGTCCAGACCGCGCTCACTCTGCTGCAAGCGGGCAAGGTGGCACTGATCTCCGGTCTCGTTCAGATGACCGATACCCTGTTCAATCTGTCATGGACCTGGCCGGTGGCGGCCATTCTGGGGCTTGTGGCGATCCTGTCCTTTCTGCTTTTCCCTTCGTCGCTCGAGCGCTTCGTGGCGGGGATCACCTTTCTGATGTCCTTTTGGATCTGTCTGCTGATTGACGGGCCGGAGGGAGGGCGCGCCTTTGCCTTCACCGCTCTGGTCGCAGCGCATCTTCTCGCATTAGCTGCGTTTCTAGCCTATCCGTGGGTCCGCAAAGCGCTCACCAGCCTGTTTGACGCGCTGATCGTCTCGCTTTGTGCCGGTGTTGGCATCGTGTCGACCTTCGTCAAGATGCACGGCCTGAAGCAGGTCGATCTTGATGTTGTCGATCTGTCGATCGATATGAGCGGGTTCGCACAGAAATGGCCCATTCAGATCCTGCTCACGCTTGCTTTGTTCGCCCTGATCCGCTGGATCGCCGGGCGACAAACGGCCTGGCGGTCCGAACCGATCCTGATCGCCTTTGCCGGGGTTGTTCTTCTGGGCCTTGTTGCCGATCCTGCAATCCTTCTGGCTCTGGCTCTGATGATCGCTGGCTATGCCACGCACCGGCCCGTTCATTCGCTGCTGGGGCTTTTGTTAGCGCTCGGCTTTGGTTGCTACTATTATTATGCTCTGGATATTACGCTTTTGCAGAAGTCTGTTGTTCTCATCCTGTCGGGCATTGTCTTCCTGTTCGGTGCGGCCATCGTTTACGCGAAGGGCTGGCATCTGTCGGCGGTGAAGAACCCCACGGTGACAGGGCCCCTGTCCAATGGAGATGCAGACCATGCCTAG
- a CDS encoding GDYXXLXY domain-containing protein codes for MPSRLILIALLPILVVFNYAIFSKETLRNNGELIFLELAPVDPRSLMQGDYMRLNYKIAQEAGSRLNALRDEGGGAAEAAEDASQLVLRIDGNKVAHFNRFHRSDVALESNERLFAFRVDPGNSVRPVALHPDSFFFQEGHASAFERAQYGRMRINESGDHILVGLADSQRVEIRPQP; via the coding sequence ATGCCTAGTCGGCTTATCCTCATCGCGCTGCTGCCGATCCTCGTCGTTTTCAACTATGCCATTTTCAGCAAGGAAACCCTCAGGAACAATGGTGAGTTGATCTTCTTGGAGCTCGCGCCCGTTGATCCGCGCTCGTTGATGCAAGGGGATTACATGCGCCTGAACTACAAGATCGCACAAGAAGCGGGAAGCCGGCTGAACGCGCTGAGAGATGAGGGCGGCGGTGCAGCAGAGGCTGCCGAAGACGCCTCTCAACTGGTGCTGCGCATCGATGGCAACAAGGTGGCACATTTCAACCGTTTTCACCGCTCGGACGTGGCGCTCGAAAGCAATGAGCGTCTGTTTGCCTTTCGCGTCGATCCCGGAAACTCTGTGCGACCTGTGGCTTTGCATCCCGACAGTTTTTTCTTTCAGGAAGGCCACGCAAGCGCCTTTGAGCGGGCGCAGTATGGGCGCATGCGGATCAACGAGAGCGGCGACCATATCCTTGTTGGCTTAGCTGATTCCCAGAGGGTCGAAATCCGCCCTCAGCCATGA